Genomic window (Megamonas funiformis):
TTTGTATTTGAATTTTGACGAAGTTCCCCATTTACACTGCATTTTATATCCACTTCTACAGGAAATGGCAAAGCTGATTTATGCAAAATAACAGGGCCCATAGCACTATAAGTATCTAGAGATTTTCCCTTAAACCATTGCATATGTTTTAATTGCAATCTACGTGAAGAAAAATCATTAAAAATGCTATAACCAAAAATATAATCTTCTACTTTATCCACAGGTATATTTTTGCCAGTTTTACCTATGATTACCGCCAATTCCACTTCATAATCTAAAGCATTATCTATATCCAAACAAGCCTGTACATCTTCATTTGTACCGATTATTTTAATCGCACGCTTGCCAAAATAAACTGCATCATTACTTGTTTTCTTAAAATTTTTTGCACGTTCACTAGCTTCTTCTAAATGAGCTTGATAATTTACACCCACACATAAAATGTCATGTATTGGTCTCTCTATTGGTGATAATAATTTAACTTCACTCAATTTATAGCTCTTAAAATCATTATTTTCATCATCTAA
Coding sequences:
- a CDS encoding fumarylacetoacetate hydrolase family protein, which translates into the protein MKFVNFKIEDKKLIGVLANDEDKIIALNDLYADKTFCCMQDVIEQLNEDDIKDIQTKLDDENNDFKSYKLSEVKLLSPIERPIHDILCVGVNYQAHLEEASERAKNFKKTSNDAVYFGKRAIKIIGTNEDVQACLDIDNALDYEVELAVIIGKTGKNIPVDKVEDYIFGYSIFNDFSSRRLQLKHMQWFKGKSLDTYSAMGPVILHKSALPFPVEVDIKCSVNGELRQNSNTKLFLNDIPKVVSELSQGMTLEAGDIIATGTPSGVGMGYKPGKWLKSGDEVVCEIPPIGKLINKIK